The DNA sequence ATATTCAGGGTGGGTGAGAGCAAATGTACAGAACTCAtctgaggagagagagagagagagagatgtagGCAAAGTGTAGACTCACAGGTGGATGCCAGTTAAGGCGAGGGCAAGAAAAATCTAATTTGCTAAATTTGCCAAACATACCATAAGTGATGTGTCCAGATCCATCTGCATCGATCTCATTGAAGAGACTGTGTACATCAAGATCACACACTCCGAGAGCAGATCGTAGCAAACCGCTGAACTCCTCTTGTGTGATACGGTTGTCCTGATCAATGTCGAAAAGCTACAAAGAGAGTTCACAAGCATGAATGAAATTTTCACATTTCTCTGATTTTCCCCCATTTGCTCTACTGATGTCAGGTTGCATGTGGTTTCTTTTTATACACTAGTTTCAGTTTTCTGTTAACCACGACTACTATACTCTATGCTGTTATGGGTTAACTGAACATAACCACACCgctttactgaaaaaaatgcaGTATGAGATTAAAACAATGTGGTTTTGCaaatcaattcaacctactattttaaagcTTAGACTAACTATTACATACCTCTCTTTTTTCAACGCGTGCACTTAACCGTAGTACAGTGCAtccatttagcctagccccattcattcattcattcattaggatccaaacagggatgaatttagaagccaccaaacatttccatgttttcactatttaaagactgttacataagtaATTACACGAGTAAAGgaacattcacattataacgataaatataATGTTAACGAAAACGATAACTATATAAGCAGCCACATTATATggataacttcatgctaattcgcaTCTCACTGAATATGTACATTCAGccttaccttttggcgtagtcagttTCGTAGgaaaaaagcattacgtagtgaATTTCAtagcaactgcatcagcgctggataggtctacctgaggtaattttatgttatagacctccACATTAAGCTTTTCCACTGTCATTTCAAGTGCAACTTGAAgttaaaatagatttgattggctgtcaaggGTTTGTCGTTCATCAGATGGGGAAAAAAActcgctcagaaagtgatccaaACGATATCGTTTATTGTatctttatcgttatagttacggtgtaaacagttttttgtctttaatacaaaacaattttcaaaactatattttgttttatagttATAGGTATAATGTGAAAGGCCcttaagtatggtggcacaaaataaaacgtggtgattttttaagcggataaaaatgagaactttattgtatggcggaagagcacttagttggTGCTAGGCTAAATGGAGGTAGgaattaatttgtctaagttgagggaaAAACATCTcttttgttttcctttaagttttgACTGTGATAAGATGACACCATTACCATAAAAGCAGTCTGAATTACTTCCTCAGTATTTGCTGGTCGGCACAAAACCGTGACACCAATGACATACTCTCTGAAATCAATGGTGCCATCACCATCCTGCAGAAAGACACAGAAAACATCTGTTTTAAATAGGCCACACTGTAAGTGAGTCCTGagataaacattttaaagggacacttcagcGATTTAAGCTTTGTAttgttagaaccccagtcatgttttagaatggtcgtgcatcattcccttaGTTTTCCCTAAgacgggagaaatacagatttcagtgttgcacttccttcttcagctgccatctttatgctaagctaagctaacagacgtTGTGTAGCGAGCCAGACTTCAAATCACAATAATAGTAATCGATAtgatatggaagagggtgatttcgcaagcgtgatgctctaatccgctgttcattgcacctttatgagtcacaatacagcaaagaggTGAGCCGGAGCCTGGGCTTCGGCTGTCTAGAGGAGCCCGGGGAAGACCGCGCAAATcctcggcctctgctgcgtagggAAGCCCGGACTGGCTAGAGCTTGGACGGACTAGTAGTGGCTGTACTCTTGCTGTGTGCTTTCTGTATAACATTTCCGCATCAGatcaggatatggacgtttgtttggtgaatggTCTCGGACAAGAAGAGGTACTTTGCGCGTGTTTATTTCACAaacgtgtttcggtttacgagcacaagcgctgggccagcgcgtctgtggagtaTACATATTGTGTGCAGGATGCAGCATTTTCTTCTTTGGGAATATACATGTTTGGCCAAGCActcaaaaataaatcagaaactAAATGAAGCTTGCTCCTACCCAAGCTTTGTACCGTAAATGGACAGGGGTGTCCTGGATACTTATTTTAAAATCCTAAACTGGAAGCGACAGCCAAAGcctgcagggataaacggacgtctgactaaagtgagatttttttttattttcttggttatactaacgtggcatttgtgtacacaatagcatatctgagcggtgttccaattaatgggagtggcttgcagcgctgtgcattgtggtgcattgtgggattTGTAGTTTTCCATACAAATGCGCCCTAAAGTCACTTTCTGTCTTTTcacggtcaaataggcacaaaattcaaAATTTATGTTACTTTCCACTACAAACatgacccactttcaataaagattaatgtttctatcgATGAAATTTCCCTTTAATGAAACGAATAATGCCTCTTGTCTCAAACATTCACATCACATTTTAAGTATTTGAAAAATAAAGCTCACCCTATCAAACAGAGAGAAGAGCTCCTTCAGAGGTGGGCTGATGGGTATTTTTAGAAAGCTGGCAAACTCTTCAATTGTGATCCTTCCACCTTTGCACGAACAGGCCATGTTTGCAAAAGTCTCCAACTCCTTCTTTAGATTGTCCCATTTTAGTCTGAATTTACAATAGAAACATAAAAAGCTTAATAGCTGTCATAGGCTTTCATTTTGTGAGTCTTGAGACTTAccaagaatatatatatatatatttgtgtaaTGCATACTGCCGTACTTTAATTTCATGCTGATCTTGGTAAACTCCACGAGTCCTGTCTCCATAGGCAGGGTCAATTCTCCAGCTGCTATCATGAGACGGCAGTCTTCATAAGTGTGGTCTGTGACTGGAAGGGCCAAAGACCTagcaaaacatacacagacgtTGGTCCAGATAGTATTTTATCTGGCCAGTAAGGAAATGCCTAAAAGTGTATGCTTACTTTGCCATGACAGCTCTTACTGACTGAGCAAACTTTGTTGGACACTTTTTCTCAGCCTCTGTAGGAATCCAAGGAGGAAGAAACTAAAACACAGACACAGTCAGATATTTACCAAAATTATTTGCAAGACCGTTGTTAGCTGTTTATCAGGGTTAACTTGTGATCATCTTTAGATTTACACTGCTCTAAACACCTTCTTGAGATGCTTTTGAAAAATTTCCCATGTTGTACAATCACAAACCTCAATCTCCACCGTTGTATAGAGCTGACAGAGCGTTAGCAGCAGTAGTTTGGCCCTAAAACAGGAACTTGTGGTGAGTGCCCAAAAGAACAgtattttcaggaagcattgccTTTTTACACTCATAAATGCGCAACTTCCATTACAACATACTTCCACAACTACAAATAAAGCATATCTAAGTGATGTGCAAGATTCGTTCAGCAAATGCACATGAGGTAAGATTGAGATTTGAAACTGATAATTCAGTCAAGCAGCAGTCTTGTAACAGTGTTTCTGCATCATCATGCATCCGCCTTTCAATCTGATGATCTTCTTTTATGGTTTTGGGGGTTTTTTTACTGGTAAAGGCTTAATTTTAGGGGTGTCAAACACGCGATGACCATTTTATTAATTATCATTAATATTACTTACATTTTTGGACCCTGCCATGTCCATGTGATTGTGTCCTGCAcataaaagaaaagaagaaaactGTAGAAAATCTATCATTTTCAAAATTCATAAGTTCATAATAATGCTGGAATgcatgttgtttgcacatgaGATGAGCAGAAGATTGTAAGACAACTCAGTTGAGAGACTGAAATACAAATACTCATATTTATAGattatattaaaggggacatttcacaagacttttttgtCCGCAGAGTACttctgtaaagttttagctcaaaataccatatagatcatttattttaacatgttaaaattgccactttgtaggtgtttgcaaaaatgtgccattttgcatgtgttctttaaaatgcaaatgagctgatcactgcactaaatggcagtaccgtggttggatagtgcatattaaggggcggttatatcctcttctgacatcacaaggggagccaaatttcaatgacctattttttcacatgcttgcagagaatggtttaccaaaactaagttactgggttgatctttttcacattttctaggttgatagaagcacaattttagcacttaaacatgaaaaaagtcagattttagtgatatgtcccctttaaagtctaCTTGGTTATAATGGATTATTTTGTATTctatgtttaaaatgtatactgACCAACTTATTTGGGTATTTGATAACAACTGGCTGTACTGGGACACCTGGGATGAAGGCACCTATTTGGGGCAAAAAGAGTAACACATGAGAAccttttattcattcattttgttcattttgtttttgcCTTCTAACTCAAGATCTTAGTACAAAAGTCTTCTGTCTTCTCTAAATGCCTGTCTGACACTATTGATCACTCCATGCCCTACAGTACAGGTCAGGTAACAGCTATCTGAGTGTTAGGATCACAACTGGTAGATCAATGAATATTAATGAAGCAAACACTGCCTTCTTGTTTGGACTTCGAACAGAATGTAGAATGCACATATTGTGACAGTTAATAACACAATGACCTATAATGAATTATCAAGGTCTTATGCAAATGATACGATATGTAAAACCCTCTCACAGACAAAGTAAAATACTCCCTCTATCTACAATGTGCTGCTGGTTTCCCTGAACCCAGCAAGCCTGAACAGTGCACCTAAACCCAGTGTGTGTCACTTTGTATGCCTTTGCAGTAGGTAAACCGATTATCTGGTAACATAACAGCAACATGATTGTCATGTGATGAAAATAATATCCATACATAAAGCAATACATAATAACAAAATTAAgcttataaagaaaaataaagaaaagacATTCTTCTTACCTTGTTTGAAAGTAATGAGACATGATCTGTTTGTACATGTTCCTTCAGGAAAAAGGAGGACCTAGAGTAGAACAGAAACAAAAATTGATGGGTTCAACATGTAGCTACTGTGTCATGTTGGCTGAATTTGGATGCAAATACTCTAACTttacaatataatattataatactGTATGCCTCATTACATATCATACATATAGGATTTTAAAGTTTAACTTATTAATACAGCTCACAGCTTGTTTCACAAAACATTTAACCTTTAATGGGGGGGGgtaatttttgaaaaacaccaaaacccacttgtagccaatcagcagtaaggggcgtgtctaatAACCAACaccgttgcctgggttgcatatgtgtgggacgggtctatcaaataaaggtccagattctattgtggTAGGGGCGtgatgtttaggtgatttcaaatgtcaacattggctttcagataTAATGGATCCTGCCTTTAACAATGTGTATTTTAAAAAGCTACAATGTTAGAGAGATTGTTTTTATGAAGGACGTTTAAGAACCGGACGTTTCTCTCACTAGCTAAGGAAGTAAAAGTACATTGGGTCAAGAGTAATTTCCTGCTTTTAAAAGTTGGAACGTTGTCTGAAATGCGATTGAACTTGCAATCTTGTTTTTACCAAGTGTGAATAGTAGTGTAGCAGCTTAATCATTCATGGTTAATACAGTAAGACATGGCATGTTACGTTTACAAGTATAAGCATTCAGTGCAGATCTGGTAGAAGTGGAGATACTCACCTGTGGCCAGTGGCCACCTGACTTTGCTCTCCTTTCAATCTCAAGAACAGTGTTTCGACGAGAGTCCGGATCCGTGCGTAAAACAAGCACTGGTTGCACACATCTCAAAAACCCTGGAGATTATAAAGTGCACTTAAATCTTTCAATATTTAGACAATATATaaagtaataataaataatgtcatttttgcatgtggttcataatttttaaaaaggaTAATGTAAACACCCTACAGTAAAAAAACCTGGTAACTGATTAACAGAATTAAAAAAACCTTTACGTAAACAGAAAAATACTGTAACcgatttaatatttacatttgattgtaaaataatgttaaaactatggttattgaatgtaaaagatctgaattacttttgtttttttgtaagttaAAACAACAAGTCGCCATAAAATTGTCAGTAAAAACAGTAATAATTCCTTCGGTGACCCTTCACATTTGATGATAGGTAATTTAAATAAGCACATTTCTTCTTATAGTTGTCGGCGGTTTCGCACTTgagcctggtttcacagacaaggcttagctaaagccagaaataggccttagttaaatttaagcttttttataaacatgccttagaaaaagatgttactggtgtgtatcttaaTACAGACCATTGATTTGTACATGCAAGTTGTATTCAGTTGAGACACCTCAAACATTTACTGTCATACATATCAAGTAATGGAATAAACAAAACTTTGCTGTAAATTATCTGGTTAAGAATAGTcaaatatacaaaatgtttCAGCGATGCATACAATTTTGTCACCATACTTTTAGTAAACAACTGCAGAGTTGTTTACacatttaatgtatattttactgGGTGTTTTTTGCCAACAACAGCTGATTTTTTATTATGCgacggtttcccagacaggccTTATCCAAGTCCCAGActaatatatcagtgccattgttttgtctctacatgcacaccagtattgcattttgtaaggtttgtttgtagaaaatatttaaatgtcctaatataaccaaggcctagtaatctaaaccctgtctggaaaaccgccCTATATATAATTCGTTTTAGGAGGGATAAATCCACACTCAGTGATGACACTAAAAGAAAAGGCCTCTGTCCTGCTTTCATTATGAACCTAACTGATACATATGAGAAGCCCAGATGCAAAAGCCAATAAATGCTGCCaccatcaaaaatgagatgtTCTCGGCACATACTATATGATTATTAAATACTTCCACCTCAAATCTGCCTAATCCCGGTCTCAGGCCATAAATAAATACCACTTTGTTTTTTGTTGCAAATTAACAAGAAAGCATGTCAGATGTACTTAGAGGG is a window from the Misgurnus anguillicaudatus chromosome 21, ASM2758022v2, whole genome shotgun sequence genome containing:
- the lpcat2 gene encoding lysophosphatidylcholine acyltransferase 2, with translation MPPMQRVLELPRQHSLNLPAVLNPFVHDLKLTRAEKIKCFLLGIILVPLRAIFLLLVLMVMWPVAVAITFHQPLKGAVEPMTGWRRFLRQRVMTFLGRLYYFGMGFRVVVKGKQASSAEAPILAVAPHSSFFDAIVSIEAGLPSTVSRIESLDAPVFGRFLRCVQPVLVLRTDPDSRRNTVLEIERRAKSGGHWPQVLLFPEGTCTNRSCLITFKQGAFIPGVPVQPVVIKYPNKLDTITWTWQGPKMAKLLLLTLCQLYTTVEIEFLPPWIPTEAEKKCPTKFAQSVRAVMAKSLALPVTDHTYEDCRLMIAAGELTLPMETGLVEFTKISMKLKLKWDNLKKELETFANMACSCKGGRITIEEFASFLKIPISPPLKELFSLFDRDGDGTIDFREYVIGVTVLCRPANTEEVIQTAFMLFDIDQDNRITQEEFSGLLRSALGVCDLDVHSLFNEIDADGSGHITYDEFCTFALTHPEYAKLFTTYIELQRYQALQSEESEYNGFFHCPRRDDPQESSTSEKKDD